A part of Camelus bactrianus isolate YW-2024 breed Bactrian camel chromosome 7, ASM4877302v1, whole genome shotgun sequence genomic DNA contains:
- the LOC141578210 gene encoding GDP-fucose protein O-fucosyltransferase 2-like isoform X3, with protein MVTGATLCAGRRALLGRVAGSGSVQLPGTMAVLAAGDGGLLGRATSSGLVSRRPTSCLGRRPTDGKPRYLLCDFNPPEGFNLRRNVCIHIAFLLKTLLKMEEPVLVLFPWGHLYHWKSPDPWSDSFDLPSLNRNIPDIEYEQFVAGTLCS; from the exons atggttacaggcgccacgctctgcgcgggccggcgtgcgcttctggggcgggtagcgggctccggaagtgtgcagctgcccgggaccatggcggtgcttgctgctggggatggcggcttgctcggccgggcgactagttctggcctggtcagtcggcggccgacatcctgtctggggcggcgtcccacagacggtaaac ccaggtaccttctgtgtgacttcaaccctccagagggcttcaacctccgtaggaacgtctgcatccacattgccttcctcctgaagaccctgctgaagatggaggagccggtactggtgctattcccttggggccacctctaccactggaAGAGCCCCGACccctggtccgactcctttgacctcccaagtctcaacagaaacatccctgacattgagtacgagcagttcgttgcag gaacgctgtgttcatga
- the LOC141578210 gene encoding GDP-fucose protein O-fucosyltransferase 2-like isoform X6: protein MVTGATLCAGRRALLGRVAGSGSVQLPGTMAVLAAGDGGLLGRATSSGLVSRRPTSCLGRRPTDGKPRYLLCDFNPPEGFNLRRNVCIHIAFLLKTLLKMEEPVLVLFPWGHLYHWKSPDPWSDSFDLPSLNRNIPDIEYEQFVAGL from the exons atggttacaggcgccacgctctgcgcgggccggcgtgcgcttctggggcgggtagcgggctccggaagtgtgcagctgcccgggaccatggcggtgcttgctgctggggatggcggcttgctcggccgggcgactagttctggcctggtcagtcggcggccgacatcctgtctggggcggcgtcccacagacggtaaac ccaggtaccttctgtgtgacttcaaccctccagagggcttcaacctccgtaggaacgtctgcatccacattgccttcctcctgaagaccctgctgaagatggaggagccggtactggtgctattcccttggggccacctctaccactggaAGAGCCCCGACccctggtccgactcctttgacctcccaagtctcaacagaaacatccctgacattgagtacgagcagttcgttgcag gcctctga
- the LOC141578210 gene encoding GDP-fucose protein O-fucosyltransferase 2-like isoform X5, whose translation MVTGATLCAGRRALLGRVAGSGSVQLPGTMAVLAAGDGGLLGRATSSGLVSRRPTSCLGRRPTDGKPRYLLCDFNPPEGFNLRRNVCIHIAFLLKTLLKMEEPVLVLFPWGHLYHWKSPDPWSDSFDLPSLNRNIPDIEYEQFVAGFTW comes from the exons atggttacaggcgccacgctctgcgcgggccggcgtgcgcttctggggcgggtagcgggctccggaagtgtgcagctgcccgggaccatggcggtgcttgctgctggggatggcggcttgctcggccgggcgactagttctggcctggtcagtcggcggccgacatcctgtctggggcggcgtcccacagacggtaaac ccaggtaccttctgtgtgacttcaaccctccagagggcttcaacctccgtaggaacgtctgcatccacattgccttcctcctgaagaccctgctgaagatggaggagccggtactggtgctattcccttggggccacctctaccactggaAGAGCCCCGACccctggtccgactcctttgacctcccaagtctcaacagaaacatccctgacattgagtacgagcagttcgttgcag ggttcacttggtga
- the LOC141578210 gene encoding GDP-fucose protein O-fucosyltransferase 2-like isoform X4, with protein sequence MVTGATLCAGRRALLGRVAGSGSVQLPGTMAVLAAGDGGLLGRATSSGLVSRRPTSCLGRRPTDGKPRYLLCDFNPPEGFNLRRNVCIHIAFLLKTLLKMEEPVLVLFPWGHLYHWKSPDPWSDSFDLPSLNRNIPDIEYEQFVAGSFPL encoded by the exons atggttacaggcgccacgctctgcgcgggccggcgtgcgcttctggggcgggtagcgggctccggaagtgtgcagctgcccgggaccatggcggtgcttgctgctggggatggcggcttgctcggccgggcgactagttctggcctggtcagtcggcggccgacatcctgtctggggcggcgtcccacagacggtaaac ccaggtaccttctgtgtgacttcaaccctccagagggcttcaacctccgtaggaacgtctgcatccacattgccttcctcctgaagaccctgctgaagatggaggagccggtactggtgctattcccttggggccacctctaccactggaAGAGCCCCGACccctggtccgactcctttgacctcccaagtctcaacagaaacatccctgacattgagtacgagcagttcgttgcag gttcttttccattatag